The Sediminispirochaeta bajacaliforniensis DSM 16054 genome window below encodes:
- a CDS encoding histidine phosphatase family protein, translated as MILYFIRHAESVANKKRILASRLPYHLTAEGKHDADLIASELKRETSLDRIISSPLVRAVETAESFGKAFSLPIETDDRLSEYDLGIFSGKGYDEVKTIESYESDPLNRWDWCPEGGESYAMIAARVKDFLHSVEELPANQKVLIVTHAVALRLIHAVLKHTLPHYPATFPNNGEIWKVDFTKTGKVHEIESLLLGNSRDFVHQP; from the coding sequence ATGATACTCTATTTTATCCGCCATGCGGAGAGTGTTGCAAATAAGAAACGCATCCTGGCGAGCAGGCTTCCGTATCACCTCACCGCCGAGGGAAAACACGATGCAGATTTGATAGCATCGGAATTGAAACGGGAGACCTCTCTGGACAGGATCATCTCGTCGCCGCTTGTACGGGCGGTCGAAACGGCAGAATCCTTCGGCAAAGCCTTCTCACTCCCTATCGAAACCGACGATCGATTATCGGAATACGACCTTGGGATTTTTTCGGGAAAAGGGTATGACGAGGTAAAGACCATCGAATCATACGAAAGCGATCCGCTTAATCGATGGGATTGGTGTCCCGAAGGGGGAGAATCCTATGCCATGATAGCCGCCAGGGTAAAAGATTTTCTCCACTCCGTGGAAGAGCTCCCGGCGAATCAGAAGGTCCTTATCGTGACCCACGCCGTTGCCCTCAGGCTCATTCATGCCGTCCTGAAACATACACTGCCCCACTATCCGGCCACATTTCCGAATAATGGCGAGATATGGAAAGTCGATTTCACCAAGACAGGAAAGGTTCATGAAATAGAATCCCTGCTGTTGGGCAACAGCAGGGATTTTGTTCACCAGCCTTAG
- a CDS encoding ABC transporter permease, with protein MRRREGSALTGLRVVFTKELEDYTGSIRMIILIALILLTATASLYSATRTIRSLVGEDPFLLLRLFTISSNPIPSFAAFLGFLVPLVGIALGFDAVNSEFQKKTLGRILSQPIYRDALLFGKALGALTALAIVLLALWLLVIGSAMLFLGIPPSAEQVARALSFYVLTLLYAAVWFVLAMLFSVLFRQPATSALVSIAFWLLFTVFWPLITSIVTQAMAGGLDQLHLARLQQGISRVSPNTLYGEATLALLNPSTRALGPVMFSQLEGAVMGSPLPFGQSLLLLWPQVSALIAASLLVFTGAYVGFQRREIRT; from the coding sequence ATGCGGCGGCGTGAAGGTTCTGCTTTGACAGGGCTCAGGGTGGTCTTTACCAAGGAGCTGGAAGATTATACCGGGAGCATTCGTATGATCATCCTCATTGCGCTGATTCTGCTTACCGCAACGGCAAGCCTCTACAGCGCAACCCGGACCATCAGATCGCTGGTGGGAGAGGATCCTTTTCTGCTTCTCCGTCTATTCACCATCTCCTCGAATCCGATTCCCTCTTTTGCGGCCTTTCTTGGCTTCTTGGTGCCTCTCGTTGGTATTGCCCTTGGCTTCGATGCCGTCAACAGTGAATTTCAGAAGAAGACCCTGGGACGAATTTTGTCCCAGCCTATATACCGGGATGCCTTGCTTTTCGGAAAGGCTTTGGGGGCTTTGACTGCCTTGGCCATTGTGCTGCTTGCATTGTGGCTTTTGGTGATCGGCAGTGCGATGCTCTTTCTTGGAATTCCTCCCTCTGCCGAGCAGGTGGCCCGGGCGTTATCGTTTTATGTGCTGACGCTTTTATATGCGGCGGTGTGGTTTGTTCTGGCCATGCTCTTTTCCGTTCTCTTTCGCCAACCCGCGACATCGGCACTGGTTTCCATCGCCTTCTGGCTGCTTTTTACCGTTTTCTGGCCGCTGATTACGAGTATCGTTACTCAAGCCATGGCCGGTGGACTCGATCAGCTGCATCTTGCCAGGCTTCAGCAGGGAATTTCACGTGTATCCCCAAACACGCTTTACGGGGAGGCAACCCTTGCCTTGCTCAATCCGTCGACGCGGGCTCTGGGGCCGGTGATGTTCTCCCAGCTGGAGGGGGCGGTGATGGGATCGCCGCTTCCTTTCGGACAGAGTCTTTTGTTGCTCTGGCCCCAGGTGTCGGCATTGATCGCCGCCAGCCTTCTGGTGTTTACCGGCGCTTATGTCGGTTTTCAGAGACGGGAGATTCGGACCTGA
- a CDS encoding SIS domain-containing protein, with amino-acid sequence MAIPINTLTKHLDEYHRELYGCVHTATEITAQPALWRQTGALIEKLLPKLVSFWGTSSNLLFSGAGSSHYVGMSITPALKRVFSTVEAISSTEIVMDPESSFPREEFVLISFARSGESPETNAVIALAEKLRPGSVKHVAITCNPDGTLAHIVDGLGERGFVIALPEGTNDKGLAMTSSFTSMAVAGFMLPAVVHGDVGRYREKVDALANIGERFLNDFPELASRMVREGFQRIFFVASRPCFGGALEAHLKVQELSGGEVMAKAEDTLGFRHGFMAAVDSESLLVLLFSSDPYRRLYEIDLAKELHRKKMGKKIVAICNKREDVEGLADYIFQTDSAIDSDDDNRAMVITLAGQIIGFFVALSLGLNPDAPSPEGVIHRVVSGVTIYPYSDVCENKA; translated from the coding sequence ATGGCAATTCCTATTAATACGCTGACAAAGCATCTCGATGAGTATCATCGCGAACTATACGGGTGTGTTCATACCGCAACAGAAATTACGGCTCAGCCTGCGCTATGGCGGCAGACCGGAGCCTTAATAGAGAAGCTCCTTCCCAAGCTTGTTTCTTTTTGGGGTACGAGCTCGAACCTCCTTTTCTCCGGGGCCGGAAGTTCTCACTATGTCGGAATGTCGATCACCCCGGCATTGAAAAGAGTTTTTTCAACGGTAGAAGCTATTTCATCGACCGAAATTGTGATGGATCCCGAATCCTCCTTTCCCCGAGAAGAATTTGTCCTTATCTCTTTTGCACGTTCGGGAGAAAGCCCTGAAACCAATGCCGTCATAGCGTTGGCCGAGAAGCTGCGTCCCGGCTCTGTTAAGCACGTGGCTATCACCTGTAATCCCGATGGCACATTGGCACACATTGTCGATGGCTTGGGAGAAAGAGGATTTGTCATAGCCCTGCCGGAAGGAACAAATGATAAGGGGCTGGCGATGACCTCTTCCTTTACCTCAATGGCTGTGGCTGGTTTCATGCTGCCTGCCGTGGTGCATGGTGATGTCGGCAGGTACCGGGAAAAGGTCGATGCTTTGGCGAACATAGGGGAACGGTTTCTGAATGATTTTCCTGAACTGGCATCGCGTATGGTGCGGGAAGGTTTCCAGAGAATCTTTTTTGTGGCGTCCAGGCCTTGTTTCGGGGGAGCCTTGGAGGCCCACCTAAAAGTTCAGGAGCTCTCCGGGGGGGAGGTCATGGCAAAAGCCGAGGATACGTTAGGATTTCGTCACGGTTTTATGGCAGCCGTCGATTCGGAAAGCTTACTTGTTCTTCTCTTTTCATCCGACCCCTATCGGCGATTGTATGAAATTGATTTGGCAAAAGAACTACACAGAAAAAAGATGGGAAAAAAGATAGTGGCAATCTGTAATAAGAGGGAGGATGTAGAGGGCCTTGCCGATTATATCTTTCAGACCGATTCAGCCATTGATTCCGATGATGATAACCGTGCCATGGTGATAACCCTGGCAGGCCAGATCATCGGATTTTTTGTTGCATTATCATTGGGCCTCAACCCCGATGCCCCTTCGCCGGAAGGGGTGATACATCGAGTGGTGAGCGGCGTTACGATCTATCCCTATTCAGATGTCTGTGAGAATAAAGCGTAA
- a CDS encoding ABC transporter substrate-binding protein, translated as MKRKVIAFLLAFMLVGGALFASGDAESAEKITVIMPRHEMDLVGIWERQTREFEESTGIQVEFIQMSWDEVQTKVMTDLAAGGNSYDVIEFDNGWIEKFAAAGWVEPLNDYGDSNYFSTLLPGLLNTFTVDGKILGVSWNNDTRFFFYNKAMLEKAGIAAPPRTWADVVVQSEKVKRAGLTDYPIAEYWNQEWALANSLAFYLYSFGANYFDKDGNITINKPEAVEALQFMYDMLYKQKIVNPSSITLSQEAAADLFYRGSSAFFFQGPPSTFSYANDPTKSQVVGDVEVSEWLPAKAVGLQATLTLPEAFAIPKASNNKEAAWKYIRYMISPERDKERAMEIGSLPLFKSSYNDPDLLEKYPYWVQFGKQSAVAQALPLVDWYDELVQKTIVAVQQMFQGTKSAQAVGDEIAEFLKGREYNGMTLHE; from the coding sequence ATGAAAAGGAAGGTAATTGCTTTTCTTCTGGCCTTTATGCTGGTTGGCGGAGCGCTTTTCGCATCTGGGGATGCCGAGAGTGCGGAAAAGATCACGGTGATCATGCCCCGACATGAGATGGACTTGGTGGGCATTTGGGAGCGACAGACAAGAGAGTTCGAGGAGTCCACGGGAATTCAGGTGGAGTTTATTCAGATGTCATGGGATGAGGTCCAGACCAAGGTTATGACCGATCTTGCGGCAGGCGGCAATTCCTATGACGTGATTGAATTCGACAATGGCTGGATTGAGAAATTCGCGGCTGCCGGTTGGGTGGAACCGCTGAACGATTACGGTGACAGCAATTATTTTAGCACCCTTTTGCCCGGCTTACTGAATACCTTTACGGTAGACGGGAAAATTCTCGGTGTCAGCTGGAATAACGATACCCGATTTTTCTTCTACAACAAAGCAATGTTGGAAAAGGCAGGAATTGCTGCTCCTCCCAGAACATGGGCGGATGTTGTGGTACAGTCCGAGAAGGTGAAACGCGCAGGACTTACCGATTACCCGATAGCCGAATACTGGAACCAGGAATGGGCCCTTGCAAACTCTTTGGCTTTTTATCTTTACAGCTTTGGGGCGAACTACTTTGATAAGGATGGAAACATCACGATTAATAAGCCGGAGGCTGTGGAGGCCCTTCAGTTTATGTACGACATGCTGTATAAACAGAAGATTGTCAATCCTTCCAGCATTACCCTCTCTCAGGAGGCCGCAGCCGACCTCTTCTACCGCGGTTCGTCGGCATTCTTCTTTCAGGGACCTCCCAGTACATTCAGCTATGCCAATGACCCCACGAAGTCACAAGTCGTCGGAGATGTAGAGGTGTCCGAATGGCTTCCTGCAAAGGCCGTTGGTCTGCAGGCTACCCTGACCCTTCCCGAGGCCTTTGCCATTCCAAAGGCGAGCAATAATAAAGAGGCTGCATGGAAGTATATTCGCTATATGATCTCTCCAGAGCGCGATAAAGAGCGGGCCATGGAGATCGGAAGTCTGCCGCTGTTTAAGAGTTCCTACAATGATCCTGATCTGCTTGAAAAGTACCCGTACTGGGTTCAGTTTGGAAAGCAGTCCGCCGTTGCTCAAGCTCTTCCGCTCGTGGACTGGTATGATGAACTTGTACAAAAAACAATTGTTGCGGTGCAGCAGATGTTCCAGGGAACAAAGAGTGCACAGGCTGTTGGGGACGAAATCGCCGAATTTCTAAAAGGCAGAGAATACAACGGCATGACCCTGCATGAGTAG
- a CDS encoding carbohydrate ABC transporter permease: MPNKLVSSDFFERESVLAAILLTPALLIVLGVLIFPMVTSLGLSFTDLKLTKPGSGLFIGFKNYVAALKAPLFWASMLRTTIFGVSTVLTETCLGVAIAMLLNQKFLGRGFVRGLVILPWALPYVVNGIMWKWIFDANYGAFNAALTQLGLIDTYKIWLGNPKAAMVIVICANIWKETPVAVILILAALQSIPAELYEAAAIDGARSIRRFFRITFPLLKPIIITLIIIKTVWALKEFDLIYIITKGGPANGTNMFSYYIYQNTFQFLNFGYGSALAYLLTILTIGLSMLYMKSLKGGLDVEG; encoded by the coding sequence ATGCCAAATAAGCTCGTTTCTTCCGACTTTTTCGAAAGGGAATCAGTCCTTGCCGCCATCCTTTTAACTCCCGCTTTGCTGATTGTTTTGGGGGTACTTATATTTCCAATGGTTACTTCTCTGGGCCTAAGCTTTACCGATTTGAAGCTCACGAAACCGGGAAGCGGACTTTTTATCGGCTTTAAAAATTATGTTGCGGCCCTCAAAGCTCCTCTGTTTTGGGCTTCGATGTTGCGTACGACTATCTTTGGTGTTTCGACTGTTCTAACGGAAACCTGCTTGGGAGTGGCAATCGCCATGCTGCTTAATCAGAAATTTCTGGGGCGGGGATTCGTACGGGGGCTTGTCATTCTTCCCTGGGCATTGCCCTATGTGGTAAACGGCATCATGTGGAAGTGGATTTTTGATGCGAATTACGGAGCTTTCAATGCAGCATTGACCCAGCTTGGTCTTATCGATACATACAAAATCTGGTTGGGCAATCCCAAGGCCGCGATGGTCATCGTCATTTGCGCAAATATATGGAAGGAGACCCCTGTTGCCGTTATTCTCATACTTGCCGCTTTGCAGTCTATACCGGCAGAACTCTATGAAGCCGCAGCTATTGACGGGGCAAGAAGCATAAGACGTTTTTTTCGAATAACATTTCCTTTGCTCAAACCGATCATTATTACCTTGATCATTATAAAAACAGTATGGGCACTTAAAGAATTTGATCTTATCTATATCATCACAAAGGGCGGACCGGCAAATGGTACCAACATGTTTTCGTACTACATATATCAGAATACCTTTCAGTTCCTTAATTTCGGTTATGGCTCTGCCCTTGCGTATTTACTCACAATCCTGACGATAGGACTCTCCATGCTTTACATGAAAAGTTTGAAAGGAGGCTTGGATGTCGAAGGGTAA
- a CDS encoding class II D-tagatose-bisphosphate aldolase, non-catalytic subunit, with translation MRDIFEELIAARETDDPFSLYSVCSANQLVLETAVRRSVRSGLPLLIEATANQVNQEGGYTGMQPSDFVARLQGLCDRYGADRESIVFGGDHLGPYPWRKLAAEKAMQSAETLVRAFVAAGARKIHLDASMHLGGDTTAVPDPRIAASRAAQLCRAAEDEYEKATTKGKPFLPPVYVIGTEVPVPGGTLDDDSEPGAGPAPTSYASLLSTLELHEEAFYSFGLHDAWKRVIGVVVQPGLEFGSEIVHPYERKHAEELKQIFSIKAHLFFEAHSTDYQSSEALRSLTRDGFAFLKVGPALTFAYREALVGLAYIEQRLHGRSKNRILESLSHIMRRDDRYWRDYYAKGDDTELIFSLSDRVRYYWDDPSLVQEVEQLFQSIDAHERVTPGLFSQYLPRFSGPHTTSMFLSSGLHDPREFVMYAIDAELSRYEQACFSNRGCVHAK, from the coding sequence ATGCGTGACATTTTTGAAGAACTCATAGCGGCCCGAGAAACCGATGATCCTTTTAGCCTCTATTCGGTATGCTCGGCAAATCAACTTGTTCTTGAAACTGCGGTACGTCGTTCCGTACGTAGCGGACTGCCGCTCCTTATCGAGGCTACGGCCAACCAGGTAAACCAGGAAGGCGGTTATACGGGTATGCAACCTTCCGATTTTGTCGCAAGGCTCCAGGGGCTATGCGACCGTTACGGAGCAGACCGGGAAAGCATCGTTTTCGGCGGCGACCACCTGGGACCTTATCCCTGGAGGAAACTGGCAGCGGAAAAAGCCATGCAATCGGCTGAGACACTTGTGCGGGCCTTTGTTGCTGCGGGGGCCCGTAAAATACACCTCGACGCAAGTATGCATTTGGGAGGGGATACCACCGCAGTTCCTGATCCGAGAATCGCTGCGTCGCGGGCGGCACAGCTTTGCAGGGCCGCGGAAGATGAATATGAAAAGGCAACCACAAAGGGCAAGCCTTTTCTTCCTCCCGTCTATGTTATAGGAACGGAGGTGCCCGTTCCCGGGGGGACCCTGGATGACGACTCGGAACCCGGGGCGGGGCCTGCCCCTACAAGCTATGCATCGCTGCTTTCCACCCTTGAGCTTCATGAAGAGGCCTTTTACTCGTTTGGGCTTCATGATGCCTGGAAGCGGGTCATCGGGGTTGTTGTGCAGCCCGGATTGGAGTTCGGCTCGGAGATCGTCCATCCGTACGAAAGAAAGCATGCCGAAGAGCTCAAGCAAATTTTCTCGATAAAAGCACATCTCTTTTTCGAGGCACACTCTACCGATTACCAGAGCAGTGAGGCGCTGCGCTCTCTGACCCGTGATGGGTTTGCTTTTTTAAAGGTTGGTCCGGCCCTGACCTTTGCGTATCGTGAAGCTCTTGTCGGTCTTGCCTATATCGAACAACGACTTCATGGAAGAAGCAAAAATCGAATTCTCGAATCCTTGTCCCATATCATGCGCCGTGACGACAGATACTGGCGTGACTACTACGCCAAAGGGGATGATACCGAACTCATCTTTTCCTTATCGGACCGGGTCCGATACTACTGGGACGATCCTTCGTTGGTGCAGGAGGTCGAACAGCTTTTTCAATCCATTGATGCTCACGAAAGAGTTACACCGGGGCTATTTTCGCAATATCTACCCCGTTTTTCCGGTCCTCACACTACATCAATGTTTCTTTCTTCGGGCCTTCATGATCCCCGTGAATTCGTTATGTACGCCATTGATGCCGAATTATCACGCTATGAACAGGCGTGCTTTTCGAACAGAGGATGTGTTCATGCCAAATAA
- a CDS encoding DeoR/GlpR family DNA-binding transcription regulator, producing the protein MIREKRFELILSELGKREIVDGDELAVLLGVSRATIRRDLDVLEERGSLQRTHGGARLVDSDEELPFHSKLLAYAREKRAIGIATAEAIPEGSVIGCTGGTTLMSVVKHLKGKEVTIITNAINIAMELAPSQKAQVIVTGGSLRSRSYELVGHVADRTLSELNLDIAIIGVDGIDINRGISTYTMQEAHTASLYVTQAKSVWVVTDHSKVGRVAPAVIAPISDVNKLFTDPGLAPEFRLQLASAGVELTIADM; encoded by the coding sequence ATGATTCGGGAAAAACGATTCGAACTTATTCTAAGTGAATTAGGGAAACGGGAAATCGTCGATGGAGATGAATTAGCGGTACTGCTCGGGGTTTCGAGAGCAACGATACGACGCGACCTGGATGTGCTGGAGGAGAGAGGCTCCTTGCAGCGGACCCATGGAGGAGCACGTCTGGTGGATTCCGACGAAGAGCTGCCCTTTCATTCAAAACTATTAGCCTATGCCCGGGAAAAACGGGCCATTGGAATTGCCACAGCCGAAGCAATCCCGGAAGGAAGCGTCATCGGTTGTACCGGCGGGACCACCCTTATGTCCGTAGTGAAACACTTAAAAGGGAAAGAGGTCACCATTATAACGAACGCCATCAATATTGCCATGGAACTCGCCCCTTCGCAAAAGGCCCAGGTAATCGTGACGGGAGGATCCCTGCGATCAAGATCCTATGAATTAGTCGGACACGTGGCGGACCGGACGCTGTCGGAGCTGAATCTCGATATTGCGATCATCGGCGTAGACGGCATAGACATCAATCGAGGAATTTCGACGTATACTATGCAGGAAGCCCATACAGCATCGCTTTATGTAACCCAGGCAAAAAGCGTTTGGGTCGTCACCGATCACAGCAAGGTAGGCAGGGTAGCCCCGGCCGTCATAGCGCCGATTTCCGATGTAAACAAACTTTTTACCGATCCGGGTTTAGCCCCGGAATTTCGTTTGCAGCTTGCATCGGCAGGCGTCGAGCTTACCATCGCCGACATGTAG
- a CDS encoding carbohydrate ABC transporter permease yields the protein MVGEHKKGGRVLLYAAVLFVCLSILIPYLWLVISSVSHRVELTSIPLKWIPDSLNLENYRQIAAGSSGINASLKYGLLNSLIIAGVATLFCLFAGSLAAYAFSRLRFRGKNVVFSFILVTQVMPMIVLIIPIYIIMSKIGLLNTIPALIIADCAFILPLVIWLMRSFFESIPRSLEEMACIDGCSRFGTIFRIVMPLSTPGLAASGIFAFIIAWNEFFSALILSSTIKSKTISVIISEYSSKVGVDYVAMAAAGVVASIPPVILALLFQKYIVQGLTAGSVKG from the coding sequence ATGGTTGGCGAACATAAAAAGGGCGGCCGGGTGTTGCTCTATGCTGCGGTGTTGTTTGTCTGTTTAAGCATATTGATTCCATATCTCTGGCTTGTCATCAGTAGTGTCTCCCATCGGGTGGAGTTAACCTCCATACCGCTAAAATGGATACCCGATTCGTTAAATCTGGAGAATTACCGCCAGATTGCGGCCGGTAGCAGCGGGATCAATGCTTCGCTGAAATATGGATTACTCAACAGCCTGATCATCGCGGGGGTTGCTACCTTGTTTTGCCTTTTTGCGGGCTCCCTGGCAGCTTATGCCTTTTCACGGTTGCGCTTTCGGGGAAAGAATGTCGTCTTTTCTTTTATCCTTGTAACACAGGTCATGCCGATGATCGTGCTGATCATTCCGATCTATATCATCATGAGCAAGATCGGATTGCTGAATACCATACCGGCCCTTATTATAGCGGACTGTGCGTTTATTCTCCCCCTTGTGATTTGGCTGATGCGCAGCTTTTTTGAGTCTATTCCCAGAAGTCTGGAAGAGATGGCGTGCATCGATGGTTGCTCACGTTTCGGAACAATTTTTAGGATTGTTATGCCCCTCTCTACGCCGGGGCTGGCGGCAAGCGGAATATTTGCCTTTATCATTGCCTGGAATGAGTTTTTCTCCGCTCTTATTCTTAGTTCCACAATCAAGTCGAAAACCATCAGCGTGATTATTTCCGAATACTCAAGCAAAGTCGGCGTAGATTATGTTGCGATGGCCGCGGCAGGTGTTGTCGCCAGCATTCCTCCCGTCATTTTGGCCTTATTGTTTCAAAAGTATATTGTTCAAGGTTTAACTGCAGGATCTGTAAAGGGATAG
- a CDS encoding sodium-translocating pyrophosphatase: MIGLVAVAVIAALSFALVNFYAVKKKDPGTEAMKEIAGAIQEGADAFLKHEYKVIFLIVLLIAATLLLVVSWQSGLAFLLGATMSGTAGWVGMRIATIANVRVSNKARETRNLGATLKIAFQGGSVMGLCVGGFALLGLLIVYIVFGKVMGQAHADSLVIHKNWLGISDIPFTMTVSCYALGCSIIAMFNRVGGGIYTKAADMGADLVGKTEAGIPEDDPRNPATIADNVGDNVGDVAGLGSDLLESFIGALISSIVLAAYMYYTGLKTGDVIDFHLVSRMMEYPILVAAVGLLSCVIGILMLVVKKPSDNPHRELNATTWISAVLTILSSGFVTWLLFRGEDVAQVGFRAGFMSPWIAAIFGIISGIIIGQMAEYYTSYDYKPTQGIAAASREGTALTITEGMAVGMGSVFFPVLILAVATIAANTVAGLYGVAMAAIGMLSFVAATVSVDTYGPIADNAGGISEMAKLDPEVREITDKLDSVGNTTAAIGKGFAIGSAAFAALSLFASFLYAQGGENITKDFSLVLNMINTLTLAGAIVGAALPWLFSGILIEAVAKAASAMVTEVRRQFHEIPGILSGEAKPDYRQCISISSAGALREMKKPALIAVTMPLICGFIFGPEFVGGLLIGTTLSSIMLALYTANAGGAWDNGKKYIENGHHGGKGSEAHKAAVVGDTVGDPLKDTVGPSLDILIKIMSVVSLIFVSIFGKYNLFGLF, translated from the coding sequence ATGATTGGATTAGTTGCTGTCGCGGTTATTGCCGCGCTCTCTTTTGCCCTGGTGAATTTCTATGCAGTAAAGAAAAAGGATCCGGGCACCGAAGCAATGAAGGAAATTGCCGGTGCCATCCAGGAGGGGGCCGATGCCTTCCTGAAACATGAATATAAAGTGATTTTTCTAATTGTCTTATTAATTGCCGCCACGCTTCTTTTGGTGGTTTCCTGGCAGTCCGGGCTTGCCTTCTTGTTAGGAGCAACTATGAGCGGTACCGCCGGTTGGGTCGGTATGCGTATCGCCACGATCGCCAATGTCAGGGTTTCCAACAAGGCGCGGGAGACCCGCAATCTCGGTGCTACCCTGAAGATCGCCTTTCAGGGCGGAAGTGTCATGGGCCTCTGCGTCGGCGGTTTTGCTCTTCTGGGCCTTCTGATCGTCTATATCGTTTTCGGAAAGGTGATGGGGCAGGCACATGCCGATTCTCTGGTAATTCATAAAAACTGGCTTGGAATCAGCGACATTCCCTTTACCATGACCGTTTCCTGTTATGCCCTCGGCTGTTCGATCATTGCGATGTTCAACAGGGTAGGGGGAGGCATCTACACCAAGGCGGCCGATATGGGAGCCGATCTGGTCGGAAAGACAGAAGCCGGTATTCCCGAGGACGATCCCCGTAACCCGGCGACCATCGCCGATAATGTGGGGGACAATGTCGGCGATGTTGCAGGTTTGGGATCGGACCTGTTGGAGAGTTTTATCGGAGCGCTTATCTCCAGCATCGTACTGGCCGCATACATGTATTACACGGGGTTGAAGACCGGCGACGTCATCGATTTCCACCTGGTTTCCAGGATGATGGAGTATCCGATTCTTGTCGCTGCGGTGGGACTGCTTTCCTGTGTTATCGGGATTTTGATGCTTGTGGTGAAAAAGCCCTCCGACAATCCGCACCGGGAATTGAATGCAACTACCTGGATCTCTGCCGTTCTTACCATCCTCTCCAGCGGCTTCGTGACCTGGTTGCTGTTCCGGGGAGAAGATGTTGCTCAGGTCGGTTTTCGTGCCGGGTTCATGTCGCCCTGGATTGCCGCGATTTTTGGAATCATCAGCGGCATCATCATCGGACAGATGGCCGAGTACTATACCAGTTACGATTATAAGCCCACCCAGGGCATCGCTGCGGCATCCCGTGAGGGAACGGCTCTGACCATCACCGAGGGGATGGCCGTGGGAATGGGCTCTGTTTTCTTTCCTGTGCTGATTCTTGCCGTTGCGACGATTGCCGCAAATACCGTGGCCGGACTCTACGGAGTGGCCATGGCTGCTATCGGTATGCTCTCCTTTGTGGCCGCTACGGTATCGGTGGATACCTACGGTCCCATTGCGGACAACGCCGGAGGGATCAGTGAGATGGCGAAGCTTGATCCTGAAGTTCGTGAGATTACAGACAAACTTGACTCGGTAGGCAATACCACGGCTGCCATCGGCAAGGGGTTTGCCATCGGCAGCGCCGCCTTTGCCGCCTTGAGCCTCTTTGCCTCTTTTCTCTACGCCCAAGGGGGAGAAAATATTACAAAGGATTTTTCCCTTGTCCTCAACATGATCAATACCCTGACCCTTGCCGGGGCCATCGTAGGCGCGGCCCTGCCCTGGCTTTTTTCCGGTATCCTCATCGAGGCTGTTGCAAAGGCTGCAAGTGCCATGGTTACGGAGGTCCGCAGACAGTTCCACGAGATCCCCGGTATTCTCAGCGGTGAGGCAAAACCCGATTATCGTCAGTGTATTTCGATCTCTTCGGCCGGAGCTCTTCGGGAAATGAAGAAACCGGCTCTGATCGCCGTAACCATGCCCTTAATCTGCGGCTTTATCTTCGGCCCTGAATTCGTCGGCGGGCTGCTTATCGGCACGACCCTTTCGTCGATCATGCTGGCTCTTTACACCGCTAATGCCGGTGGTGCCTGGGACAATGGGAAAAAGTACATTGAGAACGGACATCACGGTGGAAAGGGCTCGGAGGCACACAAGGCCGCGGTCGTCGGCGATACCGTGGGAGATCCTCTGAAGGATACCGTCGGCCCCTCTCTCGATATCCTTATCAAGATCATGTCGGTGGTTTCTTTGATTTTTGTATCGATCTTCGGAAAATACAATCTTTTTGGTCTTTTTTAG